Genomic window (Helianthus annuus cultivar XRQ/B chromosome 3, HanXRQr2.0-SUNRISE, whole genome shotgun sequence):
ttaaagggtcactcagaggtattattaaacatgttgacacagttaacccctgtagtttgtaatctcccactttcttccgcgttttatatttgtacgatctataatttattcgtttgaaggtttaagcattatttagggatactatacagtatatttacccttgttgacatttataaccctcgaatttatatactttcaaggtttgtcaaaattagtcctttatttattatagatgtcacgtgtaaacaaatgacacgtgttaacacatcattggacacaaaaattcgaggtgttacacgatCTATTGGTGAGTACAGGTGGGCCTGTAGTAAAGAAAAAACAGAATTGTAAACTTACGGGATCACAGCACAATCGTCGATTTCAGGGTGTGTTAGCAGCAAAGCTTCGAGTTCTGCTGGAGGCACCTATGAAAGATTTAAAAAAACATTCTTTATTGCGAAAAGCCTGCATTATGTTTATCCTTCAAAGGGCACAGGTTCAAACTTGTCCCATATGTTATGAGAGAGTTGCGACAGTTACCTGATACCCCTTATATTTGATGAGCTCTTTTAATCTATCGACCACGAAGATGAACCCGTCTTCATCAATGTAGCATAGGTCTCCGGTTCTTAGCCATCCGGTTGAGTCTAAAGTAGACGCGGTTGCCTCCGGATTACTAAAGTAACCTGCAAGAACATCATTTTAACATTGGAGATCTCAACCAGAATCGGACAACTCAGAATCGGAATCCTCATCAAAGTGTACCTTAATGCATCATCATAATGAACTATCATGTATCATTTGTTGACCACTAAATGTCAACAAATTATTTTACATACAAGAAATATGATATTTGTTTGCTAATTAGTAGTATAGCACTATAGCTATAAAGCATTAGATTTAACTACCTATAATTACCACCAACAAAAAAATCAAATGATTGATACTTAACATGGCACCTATTATCGAAGAGGCAAGTTATTTGTTGATGTCAAAATATTGagatgtatgtaatcaaagaacaGATTTCTTAGTCAATATTGCCCATGTTCCAAAATTACC
Coding sequences:
- the LOC110932553 gene encoding 4-coumarate--CoA ligase-like 5, with protein sequence NDVLAGYFSNPEATASTLDSTGWLRTGDLCYIDEDGFIFVVDRLKELIKYKGYQVPPAELEALLLTHPEIDDCAVIPFPDKDVGQFPMAYVVRKNGNGLTEKGVVDFVSKQVAPYKRIRRVAFIGSVPKNPSGKILRKDLIQLATSKL